In Streptomyces nojiriensis, the sequence CGGGAACACGGATCACACAGGCGGCCGTGACCCCCGTGCGAGGGGGTCACGGCCGCCTGGTCGTGTCGTCGGACGTCAGCTCACGGGGGTGATCGCCGGAGCCGGCTCGTACTTGTAGTTCGCGCCGAAGTTCTTCTTCACGGCCGTCTCCCAGGAGCCGTCCGCGACCATCTTCTTCAGTGCGTCGTTGATCTTGCCCTGGAGTTCCTTGTTGCCCTTCTTGACACCGATGCCGTAGTTCTCGTTGCTCAGGCTCTGGCCGAGCAGCTTGAACTTGCCCTCGTTGCCCTTCCGGGCGGCGTAGCCGGCCAGGATGGAGTTGTCGGTGGTCATGGCGTCGACGCGGCTCTCCTGGAGGGCGACGACGCAGTCCGAGTAGCCGCCCATCTCCAGCAGGCCCGCCTTGGGGGCGAGGTTCTTGCGGAGGTTCTCGGCCGAGGTGGAGCCGGAGACCGAGCACAGGCTCTTGGAATTGAGGTCCTCGGCCTTGGTGATCGAAGCGTCGCCGGCGCGCGTCAGCAGGTCCTGGTGCGCGACGAAGTACGGGCCGGCGAAGTCGACCTTCTCCTTGCGCTTGTCGTTGATCGAATAGCTCGCGACGACGAACTTGACCTCGTTGTACTGGAGCAGCAGCTCGCGGTCGTTGCTGTAGACCTGCTTGAATTCGATCTTGTCCGGCTTGTAGCCGAGCTCCTTGGCCACATAGGTGGCGACGTCGACGTCGAATCCGGTGAAGGTGCCGTCGGTCTCCCGCATGCCTATACCGGGCTGGTCGAATTTGATGCCGATGGCGAGGGTCCCGTCCCCCTGGCCCCCATCGTCGAAGACGCCGCACCCGGAGGCGGTCAGGGCGATCGCGATCACTGCGGCGACCGCACCGGCCTGGGGAACCTTCATGCTGCACTCTTTCCTGGGGAACGCGGGGCACGTCACCGGGATTGCCGATGGCGTGGGGAACCGCGCGAATGTGGGGGACGTCTGGACGCGTGTACGAGGAAGCTAGGAAGCGGA encodes:
- a CDS encoding glutamate ABC transporter substrate-binding protein; this translates as MKVPQAGAVAAVIAIALTASGCGVFDDGGQGDGTLAIGIKFDQPGIGMRETDGTFTGFDVDVATYVAKELGYKPDKIEFKQVYSNDRELLLQYNEVKFVVASYSINDKRKEKVDFAGPYFVAHQDLLTRAGDASITKAEDLNSKSLCSVSGSTSAENLRKNLAPKAGLLEMGGYSDCVVALQESRVDAMTTDNSILAGYAARKGNEGKFKLLGQSLSNENYGIGVKKGNKELQGKINDALKKMVADGSWETAVKKNFGANYKYEPAPAITPVS